aaatatttacttatttaaccaTGTcattatcaataacaaaaataaaccaatacataatatatgcgataaacacaaatatttattaatattaatctgatATCATCTGGTACGGATTCGATTTCCGAGTACCATAGACTCGATACAATatctagatattaaaatatatagatacgatATCCGATATTCAAAACCGATATCTAGATACGATACGATATCGCTTCAAAGCGATATTACACATGCCtagtacaaggcgtagactgaaaagcagcctagctgagactacgaccttttcaccaaattatgatattgttaactctttttttatggttttgtaccttaatttttttgtctttgtttctttttggtgaataaagttatttattattattattatacgcctGACCGTATTTCGCGCTGCCTCCCGCCAAAAgcgtattactttttaaaaccaaTCTGACAGCTTGACGTATGGCGTTCGGAAAGTTTGACTTttctgcttataatatatatatataagtgaataaccaatttatatatataatagcataatttatatacattaaagcattaaataaatacaaataaaaattaaaaatagtgtacaagtcgtgaccgcgtggaatggtgacaagaatgctaGAAGTAATTCCCCtctgaatcgcaattccgattctcgaGCGAAAACTTTGACGAGACGGTGAGAATATTGAATATTCATTATAGGTAATGAAAATGTATACTGTTGAAGTTAACTGTTTAGTTATTGTCTTGGGTAAAGAAATATATcgaatctttatatttatatgcgtTATCTTATTgtagtattttagaataaaaaaatgagcTCGATGTAAATCGTTTCATTTCTCAGACACGAATGaaagtaaatttcaaataattctttctaaaatcaaaatatttttttttataatgatcgcGTTACAAATACCATACTTAAGTAATACCAAGTATgacattatttagttaaaaaaatatgtttaattctttgaaaaaaaaaacattgtctaTGAGAAAATCATATATGAAAGGGCTTAAAGGATAGTGTTAGGACCAGAAGCGAACGGACCTAATAAGATAGGCTTTAATGTGGTTTCTTTATCTgctcataaaataatttgttcagGGCCTCCGAGCCGACTTGGATGACTGCCAGCAACGCCAACAGCGAGCGGTTCCGAGCTGCGGGCGCTCGTGCAAGCTCCGCCCGGGTACAAGTTCGTGGGCGCAGATGTCGACTCGCAGGTACGGGTACTCTCGCTCCAGCGAATTTATCTTGATGGTcggtcttaaaaaaataattttaatttgagcaataaattatttaaaaactaaacataaGTCATAAAATCTACTCTACTACCTCTAATTTAAACATGGAATAATAATTTTCTGTTACTCATGATCGTCGAGGCTTcgtgacagattttttttttaaattgggtaggcggacgagcgtgtGGGctacctgaaggtaagtggtcaccaacgcccatagacgctggcattgtaagaaatgttaaccatcgcttacatcgccagtacgccaccaacctcgggaactaagatgttatgttccttgtgcatgtaattccactggctcaatcacccttcaaaccggtataccaataccgagtactgctgttttgtggtagaatatctgatgagtgggtggtacatacccagacgagctcgcacaaagccctaccaccggtataaatgtgtaacaaaataataattttctttgaatTGGCACTGAATAAGATCTAAAATCGTGGCGTGACTTTCCCCCGGCAGGAGCTGTGGATCGCGGCGCTGCTGGGCGACAGCGCGTCCGGCGTGTGCGGCGGCAGCGCGTTCGGCTGGGCCGTGCTCGCGGGCGACAAGCGCCGCGCCACCGACCTGCACGCGCTcaccgcgcgcgccgccgccgtgcGCCGCGACCACGCCAAGGTCATCAACTACGCGCGCATCTACGGTCAGCGTTGCCCACCTCTGGCGCCATCTTGAACCGCCCTCCGCTCTTCCCTGATcgttgaattgaaataaatagaaaatacggCAAGCGGCATTAAACTTGAAATCAaccagattaaatttaaaaagagattCCTCTAAAAAAATTTCACCCTGAAAAACACCTAATAAATGTTGCCCCTGAGAATACCCCATTTCGTCTGACTTACTAGGAGGAAATCCTCACGTTGACGACACTATCTACGGTCGGCTCCCGCCGGCCGCGCTCGCCCGCCGCGTCACTGACGACCTCGCCTGTTGCAGGCGCCGGACAAAATTCCGCCGAGCGCTTGCTGAAGCAGTTCAACCCGACGATGACGATATCCGAGGCGAAGAGTAAGGCGGCCAAAATGTTTTCCACCACGAAGGGGAGGCGAGTTTATCGACTCAAGGAAAAGTTTTCGGAAGGTTTTATCGATGAGGAGCTGGGAGATCGGGTACGATGATTTTGTGGCCCTTATCACAATAAGGCTAGCGCCATGGACCGTAAAATGACCGACACTTGTTACACATAgttagataattaataatacctgCCGTCTCCATGTGAGACGACCTTTGTTGTCCCTCGGGATACATTGTCCTTAGGGATACAGTACGATCTCTTAAGTGGAATCGAACTTAAACTGAACTAAAAACACTACAACGAATTTAAaagttcattaatatatatttaacaaataaaaaaaaaaatactataataataataatttttaatttttagccaTTAGAAATGTCGGCACACCAAGCGATGCGTCTCGCTAAGTTCAGCGGCAAAAAGGTTGACAAAATGTTTGAACGCCCTGTGTGGGTCGGCGGCACTGAATCGCAAATGTTCAATAAACTAGAGGAAATTGCAGGTAAGGAATATAATATGTGACTTGAAATATAGCGCGGGAgtgaaataaagaataataaaattttaatttttgcaccgataatttatatatttttaatttcagaaaagtattataaaaatatttgatcgaTATTATAGGGTTTATTGGGGTTCGTGATATGTCTTGAGGtaatctaaattcaaattatattaaataacggtttataatttgaaatatttctaattgAATAGACTCTGAAGCTCCAGCAACGGCGTTAGAAGGCAGGTTGTCTAGATCGCTGGAACAAGCTGGTGGACGCTGGGGAGGCACTCGTCTCAACTGGGCCGTGCAGAGTGCTGCCGCTGATTTCTTGCACCTCATGCTAGTCAGCATGGCACACCTCGCTCCAAGAGCCAGGTATTTATTAATCTacctaatgttataaatgtaagtatgtatgtcttaacattgcaattttaaattttggttACTTGTTTTGTAGacaaatttgaatcaaatcgatttataaagtaacaaaagtaatagcaaatattacttaatatctttaaatatatcattactaaatatatttataaacttgagtacataaatgttttacagATTCTGTTTAAGTTTTCACGACGAAGTATATATTTAGTACTGGACGAACACAGATATGAAACAGCTTTAGCTCTACAGATAACTAATCTCTTCACACGAGCATTTTGTtctcaaaggtatttttttttatttactaatagtaATCTGATGATAAAAGCTTTAGCGGTCTACACTACCATTGTAAAgagtataatatacaaattacattaacATATATAGTTAACTGTGGAATCTAAATCTGAGTATCTACAATGGACCATCGAGAGCGCTCTACTAGCGCTGTGGTGGCTGTACTAGCCTTTATTGCGCTGGGTAATTATGTAAAAGTTCAAGAAGAATTGTTGATTTGGCGTTACCTATCGCGATTAGCCtgaattaagtattaaataaattaataccctTTACTTTTTTAGGGTGGGTATACATGATTTACCAATGTCAGTAGCTTTCTTCACATCAGTAGAAGTAGATCAAGTATTAAGAAAAGAAGCTAATCTATGTTGTACCACACCTTCAAATCCCCATGGCTTGGAAAAGGGTTATGGAATACCAGATGGAGAATCGCTAACTATTTTTGATGTTCttgaaaagtataaataaaattaataatcccattatctttgtttctttttaaatgtattttatcatatttataggcTGAAAAATGAACTTCCATGACTGGGaaatgctaataaaaaaattgtcaatgttGATATTACATGTCAAAAATGACAATGACATTTATTAACTATAAAGTTAGGTTTTATAGTTTACGAGAcccgtttataatttatatttctacgttgattatattatttatatattaaaaaattgtgttaaatatGTCGAAAGTAACGAAAAGGAAGCATGTAATGAATGAAGCTTTGTGGGACGATTATGAGTTGCCGAAAGCAAATCAAAGTATTGTCAAAGTTTTGAAAAGTAGAGGAAACAATCTTCATGAggtatattacaaacaaaccttattacttttatttattttcattatgttttgattctttttaatttgattcaatCCCATTTACTATAGGTCACTACTCCTGCCGGTGAAGAATATTTAGTATCAATGCCTACTAAgtttcgaaaaaatatatggGTAAAACGTGGAAGCTACATCCTAGTCGAACCAATAACAGAGGGAGACAAAGTAAAAGCggaaatagtaaaaattatgaagaaggactctataaaatattacaaagaaaacaatttgTGGCCTAAAGCATTTGATGACAATAGAAAACAAGATGAAGCACTTAGTGAggataatttgtttgtaaacacAAATAGGGTTCAGATGACTCAGTATTGCAGTGAAACAGACTCTAGTGACTCTAGTGACTCTAGTGATGATAGTGATAGCAATAGTGAGATAGAAAATagtagcaaataaataa
This Nymphalis io chromosome 21, ilAglIoxx1.1, whole genome shotgun sequence DNA region includes the following protein-coding sequences:
- the LOC126776927 gene encoding probable RNA-binding protein EIF1AD: MSKVTKRKHVMNEALWDDYELPKANQSIVKVLKSRGNNLHEVTTPAGEEYLVSMPTKFRKNIWVKRGSYILVEPITEGDKVKAEIVKIMKKDSIKYYKENNLWPKAFDDNRKQDEALNSSDSSDSSDDSDSNSEIENSSK